In Lodderomyces elongisporus chromosome 1, complete sequence, the DNA window AGACAAGTCATCAAGTTGCAATTATATCAAAACTTGTTTAGAATCATTTTCTTTGCCATCATAATGACCTTTTTAGGTTTGACTTTGAGTTCATTCATCTACTTGAGCATGTCAACCACTGATATGTTTGAACAACACTGGAagagttctttttttatatttgatTTCTGGCCAAGTGTCGTGTTCTTTGTTGTGTTTATGATCATTGCATGGTTATGGAGACCAACAGAGACAAGCTACATGTTAGCAGTCTCGCAGCAATTGTCTGGAGGTGgcgatgatgaagatggtgACGGCGATCCAAATGACCCAAATTATCAAGGTCCAGGTGGCCGTGAGTTTGAATTAGACGACTTGTCGTTGTTAAGCCACGACGATGATAACGAGGAGGACGAGGAAGGCGGTCATGCAGGTAACATTCTTGGACGAAATAGGGTTGAGAGAGATAGTTTTGATGTTGGCGATGATCACAGAAAAGATCCCTTTGCCGATCCAAGTAATAGTTCTGTTAAAGGCAAAAATTTGGGATCGAATTCAAACAATCAACTGAAACCACCAGGATATAACGAGGTTGACCACAGAGATAGTGGTGAGAACAGTTTacacaacaataataatcgGGATAATGTACCGACGGATTCAGCAAATGGTCAGACATTATTTGAATTAGAAGGAGAAGATAGCGAACCCGAAGAtacagaagaagatgatagATTGAACAATAGGTCTAAGAAGGACAACTGATAGCACTGTGTCCATGGAgttgtatatatgtacacacacacacatatatatatatatatatatatatatatttacataCAAATGGTTAACCCATGTGAGAATCAAATAGAATCCATTTATAAGCATTCAGAAGTATGTTACcgattagaaaaaaaaaattcatctCTTTATTAATCAGTATCATCTACTTTCAAGagtggaaaagaaagtttaaagtaaaaaattatataaacaaaaaaccaatgTAGTTTAAATTACCATGAAAGATTactaaaatgaaaaaaaaaaaaaagagaaaatcaaagaattgaatgaaaaattcTGCAATAGTTTATGTCGCAATATTGTtgctctttattttttttggttttttttttttcattttattctcatcatcaaatactagttgagttctTCTAATCTTCTTGTAAGTTTTGCCTCAATGCTAGTCCAGTTATCAGCTAGACCACTGTAAAACTCAATCTGCTTATCACAAAGTCCAAGCATTGCATCTTTCAATTCCAATTTATTGAACCTATCCCAATTGGGGTACTCGTCgttgatgattttgtttgtgaaTTCATTAACCAATTTCGTTTGCAAGGTGATCTCATCTTCTAGTTGAGCAATtctattttgcaatttatGGATCTTATTTTCAGACGAAGTAGAACCAATGTATGGAGTTGCTGAGGTAGAGATTGTATCTTTGATCAATTGCGTTGTGTTGTTAACCAAACCTCCACCAACGCTACCACCGCCGTGATGATATGAAGATGCTGATGTTCCAGGATAATCATGTGGCTGTCCAGTTAAATTGCCAAGCTCGTTCCTGCTCTTGTTTAAATAGTCTTGTAGTACTTGCAAATCAATGCGCTTGTTGTGTTGTAATTCAATCAAGTTTGTAAGGTTAATGATGTATTTTGAACAATCTTTCAACAGAACTAGAAAAGACTCATCCATATAGTTGTGAAGTTCATTCCACGAGTTCAGAAAATAGTCTAAAGATTCGGCAAATACCTTAAAGTTGGATGCAATCGACAAGTTTTCATCGACAGAGTCCTTTTGCACAATTGACAATTTTTGAATCTGGCTCGAAAACTGTTCATAGTCAATACCcaattctttattctttcgATTCAATTTAAGAAAAATCCGGTCCAACTTTAACAAATTCTCATACAATTTCTTGAGTTTGTCATTTATTTCCAATATTTCTCGATTTGTCTCCTTTTTGTGCTTTGATGAGGTCAAAAAATTCATTACTTTTTCGGTTAAGAGATCTTCATTGACAACTTTGTTAACGATACCTCCTCCCCCGCCTGGTTCGCCATTTGTGGTTAATTCTTTAATCTTCAATGACGTGGTAAAAGTATTCCAATCACCGCTGTCGCTAATaaaaagatggaaaatTGACAGTTGTGACAATTCTCTGTGCTGAATGATAAACCGCAAGAAACGATCAAGCGAGTGTAGTCTTTTGTGGACAAATTCATGGCTAAAAGTGTCACCTACAAGGTATTTTATATTCAGCTTCGAAGGTAATGGCGGAATCATTGCAGTTGGAAAGTCATTGCTGATGCTTTCATACAAGTATCTAAAATCTCCGTACCTTCTACGTACGGAAAATGTTAAAAATTGTTCTCCAGATTTAGGcgctttttcctttgtgAGTTTGAGAATTGAAGGGTTGTCTGTTGTAGTGGTGACAAGGTATGAGATAAATGGCTTGGAAGATGCGTCCAAGTCACGAGTAGGATGAGTGGCAGACACTTTTATTGTGTACTTGTCGTAATATGAAGTATCCACTGGTACAGTTGTCGTAGTTTCAGCGGCGGAATCTGGGATACTATTATAACCACCATTAGTGCCATGTCCATTGGATAATGTAGAGGAAGTTGTTTCAACGCGTCCTTGTTCTTTAGTGTCATTATCTACTGATTTAGTTGCTGGATCTTGAGACGACTCTATTTGACCTTCACTTAGCTTAGCAGAAGCTATAAGCAAGGAGTTGCTTGGGTCATCATCGGTGTTATCGTTAGTGgcattatcatcattgcTTTTAGTGTTATCATTaccattatcattattgttCTCATCGTAGTTTTTTGTTGCTCCCGTCTTTCCGGCAGCGTCCAGCTGTAAACCCTGGTTCTCGACTTGCTTAGCCACTTTTCTTCCACCCTGAGTGGTATCCTGCTGACTTGTCTCAAAGGATCCCGCCTTCCCTTGCTCTTGTGGCTTTGATTCTATAGGTTCTTCAGCAATTGAAtcaatgttgttgttgttgttgttgttgttgcttatATCGGAAGacctttcaatttcatccCTGTCCCATTGGATGGATGTGAACTGGTCTTCAGAAGCCATAGTTGTACGTGTAATTGTATGTAAACTTAGCAAATTGTTAATCTCTTTTTAGCttatacttttctttttcttttttattttacaaTAAACTGATTCTTTTTGCTGTttgaaataagaaaagtgAAGATGAATATGAGGGAGTTAAAGTGTTGCAAAGTAGAAAGAAAGTATAGTGGTGGCGCTGATAGAGCGTGGGGCAAGTAGTAATTTAATTCttaatatattttttttttggcgcacatcttttgtttagttGTGACTACTGGCGATAACAGAAtccaaaggaaaaaaaaataataataatgaagaACTGAAAGAGAAGCAACGCAGGGCAGGGAAGGACAAGCGAAGCGGGGacagaaagagagagagagagaaatagaCTGACGCGAGATAAGCCAATTCGTCTTATCTCCatttcctcctcctcctcctccccccTCCTCATTCTGTATACTCCTACTTTTAGTTAAACTCACGCGCAAGTTCACGTATACTTGCAGTATATCATTACAGTGTATCATTACTCAACGAATCAAACAAAGTCGACATTTATGCAATAATAACCTGCTCAATATTTCGCTTTAGTATCTATCTTTTGactgaaagaaaaatcaatgaaaaggaagaagaaaaaaattaaaaaaaaaaaaacaaaacaaattgagaCAAAGAGAACCAAGACAAAGCAAACCAAAGAATATGAGAGTTTAAAACAATTTTAAAAATGTACATCAAGTTCTATTTAAAAGTCTAAAGAATAAGCCACACTCCACAGCCGATGATGGAGATACCAATGACCGCAGTGATGATACCAGCACCTGCCTTGTCTCCACCATCCAAGCTCAAAGGTTGTGCGTTAGCCTTTGTAGTACCGTATCCGCTCGCTGGATGAGATTTTGAAGAACCACCGTCGTTTGCAGTATAAGGTGCGGGTCTCTTTGTTGACATGAGGTTTTGCATAACTTCCAACGCAGACATTTGTTCGCCCAATCCATACAATCCATCCCAACCGACAGTCCAGTTTGTCCAAGAAAGACCACATGTGTGTCCATCGGATCCTCCCGAACAAGAGCCTGCAGCTCCATTGGCAGAGTCGACTAACCATTTATTGATAGTGGGCTCTGTTTCGGGTACCAACACTGACGTCAAGCCCAAAAATCTCGAGAAATATGCTTTAAATGATCTTTGATCATTGTTACATGTATATCCCGGTTGGCATGCTGCCTCGTACATAACCATACTACCCGTTTTGTTCATAAAAAACACCCGGGAACTGTGTAATAAATTTTTGGTGTAGTTGAgccatttttcttcttcggtGTAGTTGTAAAGATATGCACAGCCCGCAAGCATGAGTCCTTGATTATAAGTCCATTGGTATTTAGTAATGTTGGAACAATTGTTTGCAATCTTAACACCATCATAAACAAACCACTCATTGCCTTCAGTGAGCAAACCAGCACCATACATCCAATTCCAAACACGTTCCGCCCACTCAACATATGAGTCATTACCAGTAAACCTGGCCAACCTAGCTGCCAAATGGAACAAGCACCCATTGGAAACCGAATTCTTGTAGTCATATCCGGAATTCCATTGGAAAATCTGCCATCTCAAGCCTCCATTACAATCTGCAGAGTCCCATCTAGCAGTCATTGTGTTGAAAACAGCTTGTGCCAAGCCTAACCAACTAATTTCATCACTGTCTGGATTACTAAAATTTCTTTCTGCTGCACCCATAACTGCGATTCCCCAAAAGCCTTGGTCATCATTACCTTCAGTAGTACTCTGGTTTAATGGGATATAGTTGTTATCGTCGCCGACTTGATAAAGCAACGCTTGCTTAATCAAAGGGACATAAGTGTCattttcaaagaaaaaagtgtaGTCGATGAGCGAACCCCAAGCTCCACCAGCTTCCCACCAATAATATGGCGCAACAAACTCACCAATGGTTCCACCATAGTTGTAGCCATCGTAATAATCTAATATACCATCTGCGATCAAAGCGCAATCTTCTCTAATTGTTGTGTCATTATTTGTGTCGAGCCATATGGCTTGTGTAAGCGTAAGGAAGCAAAATGTGATGAAACAGGAGACCAGCCTcgatttcattttcttggGTAATAATTGCTACGATGAAGCAAATATAAAGACAGTAAttacaataacaataaattattcaaaggaaaaagggaaatgggaaaaagaagacaagaaaagcaatgaatcttcttttttttaaaaaaatttttttctcttgtcTTTTGTATCTATAATCGaatgaaatggaaaagtaCTATGAAGATCTTGATAAATATGGGGATGCTAAAGATGAAATAGAATTTTAAGTCAGTTATCAGTGGGTTGGTTTAATATGTCAAAATGAGGTATTATAAAAAGGAGTGAAGGGGAAGGAAGAGGTGTTATCGGTATGAAAATTattttacatatatatatatatatatatgtgtttgtgtgtttgtgtgtgtgtgtgtgtgtatagtATGCTTATAGATTTCTCTCTATATTGTATGGATATTTGTACCCAAGGGGCTTCTTcgggagaaaaaaaaatatcatGGCACAGCTTTTCATAttacattttttatttcatcttttttattttttttattttttattttattattttattttttatattttcatttataGTGCAATTGTCTTTTTTCCGATTTCACCTTACTTTGTGTTTTGCGCGTCCAATGTGCTATTTCCAATTTATTGTGATCAAGATACTCTCTCCCCCcccttcttttcaaaagaaatcTACGCCATTCTCTACATTATAGGACTAGTCTTTTGTATTAAACACACGTATACTCATCCATATACATAGTCTGATAATGTAAGGTACTTAGACAGCTAGCTATTAAACACTGGGTCTAAAGTACCTACATTTGTTTCTGTATCGGCCATAATTATGTCACCAGTAGGATCATTATTGTCTTTGAGAACTTCTGGAATATTAGAACCATCGGTCAAGTTTGGTAATTCGAACACAAGGGTTGACTctgttttttgttcctttctctcttctttttcttgttctttttcttcctccttttctttttcttcttctttttcttcctctttttcttgttctttttcttgttccttttctacttcttcGTGTTGCTctgcttctttttgctcttcCTGTTCTGCTTTTACCTTCTCCATCTTCTCTTCAGTTTCTACTTttccatcttcttctttcccttcttcaactttcccttcaatttccatttccactAGATTGTGGCCAATACGTGTTTCTGGAACCTCTATTATTTCCTCCTTGTCAGGTGCATTTCCTTCCGCATCTTCCATGTTGATGTCATTAGCGATAGGTTCATTGTGTTCATTCTCCAGAACCGTCTCACGTGCAACTTCTTCCAATGCTTGTAGTTCTTGATTGTCGACAACACCCTCTTTTTCTGAAATTGCAccctcttcttcaatatcAACTCCACCATCGACTTTATCATTGACTACATGACTGGCTTCGTGACTGGCTTCACTTTCACGCtcatctttattttcatctTGGCCTCCAATAATCACAGTCTCCTGCAcgattttttcaaactcatTTGCATTGTTTACAAGGTCACTAATAAAACTCTCTTCCAGCAAATTTTTCACATACGGCAGTAAGCTCTCATTTCCAGCTGTAATGATCTGCTTGCAAAGTTCTTGATACACATTCAGAGCTATTTCGTTATCAACCTTGAACTCGCCGGTTCTTGTGCCTAGTTGCGTAGCTAAGGTCTTCAAAACCAGTACAATTGTCTCCTTCAATTCTGGTGGATAAAACGTCGCTTTGTTAAGATCAGAATACGTGGTGAAACTTATTTTAATAGTCATAATGTTCAACTTCTTGTTAAACCCAAGACTTATTGATGAGGATTTAACCCTATGTGGGTTAATTACATCGCTACCATTGACGATGCCCTGGTTCAAATTCTGATGCATGTAGGGATCCGCATAGTAGAAAAAAGACCGCAATGTATCCGTATACTTGTAATCTTGGGCATTTGTAGatttttgatcaagttGCAAAGCCAACGTGGCAATTATGGGGTCAATGTATagctttttcaaatttgccAACATGTTCAAACGAGATTGACGTTCAGTAAGCTTTGATGGATTCTGATGAGAAGCATGCAGTTCtgtagtagtagcagtgGCAGAGGCAGCATTGGTGTTGTTAATACTTAATTTAGCCAACTCCAGAGCAAACTCTTTGTCAAGTTCTTTTAGAAACACTAGATTCTTGCAACTTTCATTATTGACCCTTTTCTCCAATATCTGTAAAAgaagtttttcaaagttGTGAAAAACATTCTTGAATTTGTATGGATTGAATGTCTGACCAGATTTACCAACGCCATCCTTATCTGAGCCAACACCAGTACCAGCACCAGTGCCAGTGCCAGTGCCAATGCCGGTGCTGGTGCCAGTATCTGCGTCAGGACCACTAACGGTAAGGTttgcaccaacaccaacactaTCATCCAGGTCTTCCCCCAATTCCATCAATTCCTTGATAATGTCATTCTGGTCCTCTGGCGCTTTACTGccgttattattattaccaCTACTATTGTTATGACCAATGTGGTTGTTACCGGATTGCTTTCGCTTCACAGTTTCAGTCGGAAATGGAACACCCAGTACCGATGGGGTTTCTCCCACGGGGTGTTGCGGCTTAAACTTGTTACGCCCTGTTGGCGTTTGCATGTTTGAGTTGATATCAAACTTTTCCTCTAGCCCtttcaaatcaattttctttgccTTAAAAGGCTTTTCAATACGataagatgaagaagagtgCGAATGAGACTTTGATGACTTCGATGGTGTTCCTTCATCGGGACGTAATGTCATCTGGTATCGTGTCCCATTAGGCGATGTTGCCCCCGTGTTTGGAATCTCATCGGAATTTATCGTAATCACAGGAGGAACATAATTTGGGTCATTCAACACTTTggcaatttcaaaatcgTAATTAAACGGTTTATTATGGTaccttttaaaaaattcgTCCTTTAGTAAACCTTCTTCCTCAATGTAGTTTTCTGTCAGCTGCTGTTCTCTAAATTGCTTAAGGCCATATAACATTGTTTCTTGTGCCAAAGGCTTACGCAggttctttttgtttctttcaatgATACGACACTTGGCACATGTTTTATATTGTCGCACCTCAAGTGGTTCATCATcaagtctttttcttttacacCTTCGGCATCTTCTTATATCAGCTCTCATCATGTCTAAATAAAACTCTTGACctatgtgtgtgtttgtttttgttcttgtttttgttcttgtttttgttcttgtttttgttcttgtttttgttcttgttcttttctttttagtttttccTTGCTTTTAAACTCTTTCTGGTATTCTTACCTCTCTGAGAAACTAATATAATTAAGAATCCTCTGTCTTCAGAATTGAAGATTCACCGATAAACAATTGTAAGTGATTATCAAACTTGAACTCTAAGTGACTTTTGCAATCTTATGATACTAATGGTGCGTCTGGCTCGCGATTCTTCTCTTTCgatttctgttttttttttc includes these proteins:
- the SNX4 gene encoding intercellular trafficking and secretion (BUSCO:EOG09261PNZ) yields the protein MASEDQFTSIQWDRDEIERSSDISNNNNNNNNIDSIAEEPIESKPQEQGKAGSFETSQQDTTQGGRKVAKQVENQGLQSDAAGKTGATKNYDENNNDNGNDNTKSNDDNATNDNTDDDPSNSLLIASAKLSEGQIESSQDPATKSVDNDTKEQGRVETTSSTLSNGHGTNGGYNSIPDSAAETTTTVPVDTSYYDKYTIKVSATHPTRDLDASSKPFISYLVTTTTDNPSILKLTKEKAPKSGEQFLTFSVRRRYGDFRYLYESISNDFPTAMIPPLPSKSNIKYLVGDTFSHEFVHKRLHSLDRFLRFIIQHRELSQSSIFHLFISDSGDWNTFTTSLKIKELTTNGEPGGGGGIVNKVVNEDLLTEKVMNFLTSSKHKKETNREILEINDKLKKLYENLLKLDRIFLKLNRKNKELGIDYEQFSSQIQKLSIVQKDSVDENLSIASNFKVFAESLDYFSNSWNELHNYMDESFLVSLKDCSKYIINLTNLIELQHNKRIDLQVLQDYLNKSRNELGNLTGQPHDYPGTSASSYHHGGGSVGGGLVNNTTQLIKDTISTSATPYIGSTSSENKIHKLQNRIAQLEDEITLQTKLVNEFTNKIINDEYPNWDRFNKLELKDAMLGLCDKQIEFYSGLADNWTSIEAKLTRRLEELN
- the DCW1 gene encoding hydrolase 76 protein (CAZy:GH76), with protein sequence MKSRSVSCFITFCFLTLTQAIWLDTNNDTTIREDCALIADGILDYYDGYNYGGTIGEFVAPYYWWEAGGAWGSLIDYTFFFENDTYVPLIKQALLYQVGDDNNYIPLNQSTTEGNDDQGFWGIAVMGAAERNFSNPDSDEISWLGLAQAVFNTMTARWDSADCNGGLRWQIFQWNSGYDYKNSVSNGCLFHLAARLARFTGNDSYVEWAERVWNWMYGAGLLTEGNEWFVYDGVKIANNCSNITKYQWTYNQGLMLAGCAYLYNYTEEEKWLNYTKNLLHSSRVFFMNKTGSMVMYEAACQPGYTCNNDQRSFKAYFSRFLGLTSVLVPETEPTINKWLVDSANGAAGSCSGGSDGHTCGLSWTNWTVGWDGLYGLGEQMSALEVMQNLMSTKRPAPYTANDGGSSKSHPASGYGTTKANAQPLSLDGGDKAGAGIITAVIGISIIGCGVWLIL